Within Deinococcus roseus, the genomic segment ACATCCTGCATGGAGGCTCCCATTTCCAGCGCAATCAGGACCTCACCGATCAGTTCACTGACCTCTGCACCCACGATGGTGGCCCCCAGCAGGCGGTCTGTGCGTTCATCGCTGATCAGTTTGACAAACCCGATCTGGTCTCCCATGGCCAGTGCCCGTCCTGATGCCGCCAGGGGGAAACGACCCACCCGCACAGGAATGCCTCTGGATTTCGCCTGTGCTTCGGTCAGACCTGCAGTGGCAATCTCCGGGTAGGTGAAGGTCACAGCAGGGATCGTCACCCAGTCGCGGGTGGATGGCTGTCCAGCAAGAACCTCTGCTGCAATTTCCCCTTCCTTGCTGGCTTTGTGGGCTAGGTAAGGCCCGCCAGAGACATCCCCGATGGCATAAACCATGGGGTCATCGGTGCGGGTGCTGGGCTGGGTGCGGATGTGGCCCCGTTCATCCAGTTTGACCCCGGTGGCCTGCAGGTTCAGCCCTTCGGTGTTGGCCCGAAAGCCCACCGAGACCAGAATTTTACCGGTAGATATATCATGGGTCTGTCCAGCCTGTTTCACGTGCAACACCGCCCCTTCTGAAGTCGCGGACCAACCCTCAGCAAGGGCCTGGGTCAGCAAAATTCCACCCCGTTCTGTGAACGTGCGGGACACCAGGGTTGCAGCCTCAGGGTCGGTTCCAGGCAAAATCTGGGCACCCTGCTCGATGATGGTCACTTTTGAGCCCAGAGACTGGTACATCATGCCAATTTCCATCCCGATCACCCCACCGCCGATGATCGCCAGACGGTCCGGAACTTCTTGCAAACTGACGGCTTCTTTGGCAGAAAGGATGTTTTGATGGTCCCATTTGAAGGCAGGAAGCTCAATGGGCCTTGCGCCGGTGGCCACAATGGTGCCTTTGCTGGCCTGCACCTGCTCTGTGCCTTCTCTGGTGGTGACAGTCAAGACCTTGGAAGATTCAAAGGCCGCCACCCCGTACAGCACATCAATTTTGTTCCCTTTGAGCAGCAGACCCACGTTCCCGGTCAATTTGCGAACCACCTCTGCCTTGCGTTCCTGCAGTTTCGGGTAGTTGATGGTCAGGCCAGAGACCTCCAGACCGGCCACCCCATGCCGCAGGTGGTCCACCTGCCTTGCAGAATGAATCAGGGTCTTGCTGGGAATGCATCCCCAGTTCAGACACACCCCGCCCAGGTTTTCCTTCTCGATCACCAGGGTTTTCAGGCCCAGTTGCGCAGCACGAATGGC encodes:
- the lpdA gene encoding dihydrolipoyl dehydrogenase, producing MKTQDMKTYDVIVVGGGPGGYVAAIRAAQLGLKTLVIEKENLGGVCLNWGCIPSKTLIHSARQVDHLRHGVAGLEVSGLTINYPKLQERKAEVVRKLTGNVGLLLKGNKIDVLYGVAAFESSKVLTVTTREGTEQVQASKGTIVATGARPIELPAFKWDHQNILSAKEAVSLQEVPDRLAIIGGGVIGMEIGMMYQSLGSKVTIIEQGAQILPGTDPEAATLVSRTFTERGGILLTQALAEGWSATSEGAVLHVKQAGQTHDISTGKILVSVGFRANTEGLNLQATGVKLDERGHIRTQPSTRTDDPMVYAIGDVSGGPYLAHKASKEGEIAAEVLAGQPSTRDWVTIPAVTFTYPEIATAGLTEAQAKSRGIPVRVGRFPLAASGRALAMGDQIGFVKLISDERTDRLLGATIVGAEVSELIGEVLIALEMGASMQDVSLSVHPHPTLSETLMEAAKHGHKEAIHITNRK